One Castanea sativa cultivar Marrone di Chiusa Pesio chromosome 4, ASM4071231v1 DNA window includes the following coding sequences:
- the LOC142630395 gene encoding uncharacterized protein LOC142630395 encodes MPLNPWITLFSFLTIILPLLNPFVAFAVNPQGEALLSWKQSLNGPTEALSNWNPTHETPCEWLGITCNKKKEVMELELRYLSLYGTVPSNLSSLVSLTKVVLSSTNLTGSVPREIAILHELNYLDLSGNALTGEIPSEICNLLKLQEIHLNSNQLEGSIPVQIGNLTSLKRLTLFENQLNGEIPNTIGNLKNLQVLRAGRNKNLGGLIPREIWNCTELTMLGLTHTSVLGFLPPSLGLLKKLETIYIGSSLLSGQIPPEIGNCTALQNIYLHENSLTGSIPKSLENLKSLRNLDLWKNSLVGTIPSELGNCKELSIPLAISKCQNLEALDLSENFLTGNIPQGIFRFKKLKTVYLFSNNLSGEIPKEIGNLENLHNLDLSLNRFSGNVPAEILGCRNLTYLNLHSNLITGIFPGKLSRLVLLQNVDFSDNLIEGSWPLHVLPQHIIFFSISRNNLSGEIPSSICDLNFSKYLDFSHNHFSMIPPCLGNMSDLINLELQNNSLHDTIPKFVKCSNLRSLKLANNQLEGPLPRSLVNCKKLEILDVANNKVNDTFPHWLVNLPELRVLLLRSNNFHGSIGNHKTKFSLPNLRIIDLSHNMFHGHLPSNFFKCLSAMTNGNMDSDGLQYMGDDYYFVWRRYFYDFYSYYYEFVTIDVTIDIKGSYINVVKIHTLLTIIDFSNNSFKGEIPKVIGKLGSLKGLNFSNNNLMGHIPISFGNLTNLEWLDLSSNKLTGNIPIQLTDLTSLAILNLSKNHLVGLIPQGKQFNTFTNASYSGNFGLCGFPLTKTCGNDEGQQPPPSPTIQEDDFGFANGFHWKVVLLGYGCGFVFGLGMGYLMFSSEKPKCLMNIVYGE; translated from the coding sequence ATGCCTCTAAATCCATGGATCACCCTCTTCTCCTTCTTAACAATCATCCTTCCCCTCTTGAATCCTTTTGTAGCTTTCGCAGTTAATCCACAAGGCGAAGCTCTTCTTTCATGGAAGCAAAGCCTGAATGGACCCACTGAGGCCCTGTCTAATTGGAACCCAACACATGAAACTCCATGTGAGTGGCTTGGAATCACTTGCAACAAGAAGAAGGAGGTCATGGAATTGGAATTAAGGTACTTGAGTTTATATGGTACAGTTCCAAGTAATCTCTCTTCCTTGGTTTCATTAACCAAGGTTGTACTTTCTAGTACAAACCTCACGGGTTCAGTCCCAAGAGAGATTGCTATACTGCATGAACTGAATTACTTGGACTTGAGTGGCAATGCGTTAACCGGTGAAATCCCATCTGAGATTTGCAACTTGCTTAAGCTCCAAGAAATCCACCTCAACTCGAACCAGCTAGAGGGCTCGATTCCGGTTCAAATCGGCAACCTCACAAGCTTGAAACGGCTGACTCTTTTTGAAAACCAGCTCAATGGAGAAATACCCAATACCATAGGCAACTTGAAGAACCTCCAAGTGTTAAGAGCCGGTAGAAACAAGAACCTTGGAGGCCTTATACCCCGAGAAATCTGGAATTGTACCGAGTTGAccatgttaggcctaactcatACAAGTGTCTTGGGTTTCCTTCCTCCGAGTCTTGGTCTCCTCAAGAAGCTTGAAACCATATATATCGGCTCATCTCTCCTCTCCGGCCAAATCCCACCTGAAATCGGCAACTGTACCGCCCTCCAAAACATCTACCTTCACGAAAATTCACTCACAGGTTCAATACCAAAAAGTCTCGAAAACCTCAAAAGCCTCCGAAATCTTGATCTCTGGAAGAACAGCTTGGTGGGGACTATTCCATCAGAGCTTGGAAATTGCAAGGAATTATCAATTCCTTTGGCAATTTCCAAATGTCAGAATCTCGAGGCCCTTGATTTGTCTGAGAACTTTTTGACTGGGAATATTCCCCAAGGAATCTTCCGGTTCAAGAAACTGAAGACGGTCTATCTTTTCTCCAACAATTTATCAGGTGAAATACCGAAAGAGATTGGGAACTTGGAAAATCTGCATAACTTGGATCTCAGTTTGAATCGATTTTCGGGAAATGTACCTGCCGAGATCTTAGGCTGCCGAAACTTGACATATCTCAATTTGCATTCTAATTTGATCACGGGAATCTTTCCTGGTAAGTTAAGCCGCCTTGTTTTGTTGCAGAATGTTGATTTTTCAGATAATTTAATTGAAGGTTCTTGGCCACTTCATGTACTTCCACAGcacattattttcttttcaatctcaAGGAACAACTTAAGTGGAGAGATCCCATCCTCGATTTGCGATCTTAATTTTTCTAAATACCTTGATTTCTCTCATAATCATTTTAGTATGATTCCTCCATGTTTGGGAAATATGAGTGATCTCATAAATTTGGAACTGCAAAATAACAGTCTTCATGACACCATCCCAAAATTTGTAAAGTGCAGTAACTTAAGAAGTCTTAAACTGGCCAACAATCAATTAGAAGGGCCATTGCCACGTTCATTGGTCAATTGCAAGAAATTAGAAATTCTAGACGTTGCTAACAACAAGGTTAATGACACATTCCCTCATTGGTTGGTAAATCTTCCAGAGTTGCGGGTTCTCTTATTGCGATCAAACAACTTTCACGGTTCCATAGGCAATCATAAGACTAAATTCTCATTGCCTAATTTGAGAATTATAGACCTCTCTCACAATATGTTCCATGGTCATTTGCCATCAAACTTTTTCAAGTGTTTATCAGCCATGACAAATGGGAACATGGATAGCGATGGATTGCAATATATGGGTGatgattattattttgtttggagaagatatttctatgatttttattcttattattatgaATTTGTTACAATTGATGTTACAATTGATATTAAAGGGAGTTATATTAATGTGGTGAAAATACACACTCTATTGACAATCATTGATTTTTCCAACAATAGTTTCAAAGGAGAAATTCCAAAGGTAATTGGAAAGCTTGGATCACTTAAAGGGCTaaatttttcaaacaataatcTTATGGGTCATATACCTATATCATTTGGAAATTTAACTAATCTTGAATGGTTAGATCTCTCCTCAAACAAGCTCACAGGCAACATTCCTATACAATTGACAGATCTTACATCATTGGCAATTTTAAATCTCTCAAAAAACCATCTTGTGGGATTGATACCGCAAGGTAAACAATTCAATACATTTACAAATGCTTCTTACAGTGGAAACTTTGGTTTATGTGGATTTCCATTGACAAAAACTTGTGGCAATGATGAGggacaacaaccaccaccatcaccaacCATCCAAGAAGATGATTTTGGGTTTGCAAATGGATTTCATTGGAAAGTTGTATTGTTGGGGTATGGATGTGGTTTCGTGTTTGGATTAGGAATGGGATATCTTATGTTCTCAAGTGAAAAACCAAAATGTCTCATGAATATTGTTTATGGAGAATGA